In the genome of Massilia sp. PAMC28688, one region contains:
- a CDS encoding non-ribosomal peptide synthetase → MPSAITTVPLTIAQNGLWFLSQVDEHASASYNMVFAFESAGALDAGLMRTALAQMTDRHEVLRAAVRAHGGIAQLEVAAPGTALEVPLYRVAGSVREVARSESATPLDLARLPCYRALLVEAGAEPGGLVLSIPHLIFDDASATTFFDELAQRYCALAQYSALPAAPAAASLHQIVQRETAYSASPAGRAAVSTVVARLLGMPARLALPRRRAASASLQACPAASTSILLPPQTLAQVHAAARRMRVTPAAMYLAAYQILLSRYSGQNDFGIVMPVANRGAPAVQYCLAYLINLCVVRAQLDNVQSVGALVASVSDQLMDLQDENEVPFPLIAKQLRRAGQDVRGALSQIGFNYLRSGRQGWQFGAHHLNAVEVAPAYLKNEFKLDVLESEQGARCLFLYDRNGFEPALVERMAGHYAVLLNAVAADPLCALKRLPMLGAAEQDRLRAWSGAELSVAAACAGVHLLFEQQAARTPGARALLWGEHCLSYGELDERANQLAHHLRALGVLPDTLVALCVEPGPEMVVGMLAILKAGAAYVPLDPDYPPQRLAYMLDDCAATVLLTEQHLQARLPRRLAHTVCLDAARAAIACHPTYATGVATPGQRLAYCIYTSGSTGQPKGAVNTHAGVSNLLHWYRHGPASLGRDDRVMLASSLSFDLTQKNILGTLAAGATLIIPQGPASDPDSFRRALQQHQPTHVNCAPSAWRAYAAGLSSHGALRRVVLGGEAIDATLAADLADAGLDLVNSYGPTECADVALSYLNAAAAARTDVPLGRPIPGVQVYIVDGANQPVPAGVAGEICIGGAGVARGYWRRPDLTAERFVPDPFGAPGSRMYRSGDLGRWLADGSVAFLGRLDHQVKLRGMRIEPGEIEAALLRCPGVGQALVMVREDQPGEQKLVAYVTRVTGAGAAPAPAVLHAQLAASLPAYMLPGAWVVLDTLPLNPNGKTDRAALPAPDASHYAAAPAYVAPRSAQERRVAAIWATLLKLAQVGLQDNFFMLGGHSLLAAQVLSQVGDQLGMAVPMRLLFDAPTLADFAHALDLLAAQPGAIAPRSGPIQRQARGRATQQSH, encoded by the coding sequence ATGCCATCGGCAATCACAACCGTTCCCTTGACCATTGCCCAAAACGGGCTGTGGTTCCTTAGCCAGGTCGACGAGCACGCCAGCGCTTCGTACAATATGGTATTCGCATTCGAGTCGGCGGGCGCGCTCGACGCTGGGCTGATGCGCACGGCGCTGGCGCAGATGACGGACCGGCACGAGGTGCTGCGCGCCGCGGTCCGGGCGCATGGGGGTATCGCTCAGCTGGAGGTGGCCGCGCCCGGCACGGCGCTGGAGGTGCCGCTGTACCGCGTCGCCGGCAGCGTGCGTGAGGTGGCCCGGTCCGAGAGCGCGACGCCGCTCGACCTTGCGCGCCTGCCTTGCTACCGCGCGCTGCTGGTCGAGGCGGGCGCCGAGCCCGGTGGCCTGGTGCTGTCGATCCCCCACCTGATCTTCGACGATGCTTCGGCCACCACCTTCTTTGACGAACTGGCGCAGCGTTATTGCGCGCTGGCGCAGTACAGCGCTTTGCCGGCCGCGCCCGCGGCAGCGAGCTTGCACCAGATCGTGCAGCGCGAGACGGCGTACAGCGCCAGCCCCGCCGGACGCGCCGCCGTGTCGACGGTGGTGGCGCGCCTGCTCGGCATGCCCGCCCGCCTAGCGTTGCCGCGGCGGCGAGCGGCCAGCGCATCGCTGCAGGCTTGCCCGGCTGCGAGCACCAGCATCTTGCTGCCGCCGCAGACGCTGGCGCAGGTGCACGCGGCGGCCCGACGCATGCGCGTGACTCCGGCCGCCATGTACCTGGCCGCTTACCAAATTCTGTTGTCGCGTTACAGCGGCCAGAACGACTTCGGCATCGTCATGCCGGTGGCCAACCGGGGCGCGCCGGCCGTGCAGTACTGCCTGGCGTACCTGATCAACCTGTGTGTGGTGCGGGCCCAGCTTGATAACGTTCAAAGTGTCGGCGCGCTGGTGGCGTCGGTCAGCGACCAGTTGATGGATCTGCAGGACGAAAACGAAGTGCCGTTCCCGCTCATCGCCAAGCAGCTGCGCCGCGCCGGGCAAGATGTGCGGGGGGCCCTGTCGCAGATCGGTTTCAACTACCTGCGCAGCGGCCGGCAAGGGTGGCAGTTCGGGGCCCACCACCTGAACGCCGTCGAAGTGGCGCCGGCTTACCTGAAAAATGAATTCAAGCTCGACGTGTTGGAGTCGGAGCAGGGCGCGCGCTGCCTGTTTCTGTACGACCGCAACGGCTTCGAGCCGGCCCTGGTCGAGCGCATGGCCGGCCACTACGCTGTCCTGCTGAACGCTGTCGCTGCCGATCCGTTGTGCGCGCTCAAACGCCTGCCGATGCTTGGCGCCGCCGAACAGGACCGTCTGCGCGCCTGGAGTGGCGCCGAACTGAGCGTGGCCGCCGCCTGCGCCGGCGTGCACCTGCTGTTCGAACAGCAGGCGGCGCGCACGCCGGGCGCGCGCGCCCTGCTATGGGGCGAGCATTGCCTCAGTTACGGCGAACTTGACGAGCGCGCCAACCAGTTGGCACATCACCTTCGCGCGCTGGGCGTGCTGCCCGACACCCTGGTGGCGCTGTGCGTCGAACCCGGCCCCGAGATGGTGGTCGGCATGCTGGCCATCCTCAAAGCCGGCGCCGCCTATGTGCCGCTGGACCCGGACTATCCGCCCCAGCGCCTGGCCTACATGCTGGACGACTGCGCCGCCACCGTGCTGCTGACCGAGCAGCACCTGCAAGCGCGGCTGCCGCGAAGGCTGGCGCACACCGTGTGCCTGGACGCCGCGCGCGCCGCCATTGCCTGCCATCCCACTTACGCCACCGGTGTGGCCACGCCGGGGCAGCGGCTGGCCTACTGCATTTACACGTCCGGTTCCACCGGCCAGCCCAAGGGCGCCGTCAATACCCACGCCGGGGTGTCCAACCTGCTGCACTGGTATCGGCATGGTCCGGCCAGCCTGGGCCGGGACGACCGGGTCATGCTGGCCAGTTCGCTCAGCTTCGACCTGACCCAGAAGAACATCCTCGGCACCCTGGCCGCCGGCGCCACCTTGATCATCCCGCAGGGACCGGCCTCCGACCCGGACAGCTTCCGGCGCGCGCTGCAACAGCACCAGCCGACCCACGTCAACTGCGCCCCGTCGGCCTGGCGCGCCTACGCCGCCGGCCTGAGCAGCCATGGCGCGCTGCGCCGCGTGGTGCTGGGCGGCGAAGCCATCGACGCCACTTTGGCGGCTGACCTGGCCGACGCCGGCCTGGACCTGGTCAATTCCTACGGGCCCACCGAATGCGCCGACGTGGCGCTAAGCTACCTGAACGCGGCCGCGGCCGCGCGCACCGACGTCCCGCTGGGCCGGCCCATCCCGGGCGTGCAGGTGTATATCGTCGACGGCGCCAACCAGCCGGTACCGGCCGGCGTGGCCGGCGAAATCTGCATCGGCGGGGCAGGGGTGGCGCGCGGCTACTGGCGCCGTCCCGATCTGACGGCCGAGCGCTTCGTGCCCGATCCGTTCGGCGCCCCCGGCAGTCGCATGTACCGCAGCGGCGACCTGGGGCGCTGGCTGGCCGATGGCAGCGTCGCCTTTCTGGGGCGCCTCGACCACCAGGTCAAGCTGCGCGGCATGCGCATCGAGCCGGGCGAAATCGAAGCGGCGCTGCTGCGCTGCCCCGGGGTGGGCCAAGCGCTGGTGATGGTGCGCGAAGACCAGCCGGGCGAGCAAAAGCTGGTCGCCTACGTCACCCGGGTCACAGGCGCCGGCGCGGCGCCGGCGCCGGCCGTCCTGCACGCCCAGCTGGCCGCCAGCCTGCCGGCCTACATGCTGCCCGGCGCATGGGTGGTACTGGACACGCTGCCGCTGAACCCCAACGGCAAGACCGACCGCGCCGCCTTGCCCGCGCCGGACGCCAGCCATTACGCCGCCGCGCCGGCCTATGTGGCGCCGCGCAGCGCCCAGGAACGGCGCGTGGCCGCCATCTGGGCCACGCTGCTCAAGCTGGCGCAAGTGGGCCTGCAGGATAACTTCTTCATGCTGGGCGGGCACTCGCTGCTGGCGGCCCAGGTGCTGTCGCAGGTGGGGGATCAACTGGGCATGGCGGTGCCGATGCGTCTGCTGTTTGATGCACCCACGCTGGCCGATTTTGCCCACGCGCTCGACCTGCTCGCGGCACAACCGGGCGCCATCGCGCCCCGCAGCGGCCCAATTCAACGCCAAGCCCGTGGCCGGGCCACACAGCAATCTCACTAA
- a CDS encoding MbtH family NRPS accessory protein has product MDNSVFMVVINHEEQYSIWADDSAPPAGWTALGVKGSKQDCLDYIRTHWVDMTPASLRQALAG; this is encoded by the coding sequence ATGGACAACAGCGTTTTCATGGTCGTGATCAATCACGAAGAGCAGTACTCGATCTGGGCTGATGACAGCGCGCCGCCGGCCGGCTGGACGGCGCTGGGCGTCAAGGGCAGCAAGCAGGACTGCCTGGACTACATTCGCACGCACTGGGTCGACATGACGCCAGCGAGCCTGCGCCAGGCACTGGCAGGCTGA